One genomic window of Pseudomonas chlororaphis subsp. piscium includes the following:
- a CDS encoding DUF3300 domain-containing protein, protein MRISLLYAVSAVLVLSGFSCLAQTQNAPANAAATAPLTAPAKDVVFTQEQLDQMLAPIALYPDPLLAQVLMASTYPGEIAEAVTWSKAHPGAKGDDAVKQVSNQTWDPSVQALVAFPQVLATLGQDPVWVQRLGDAFLAQPDDVMDGVQRLRHQAQAAGNLQSNQYQNVTVQTAPAPAAPAPAPANSSTIIVIEPADPKVVYVPTYNPTTTYGTWAYPASPPVYYPPPPAYYPGSALMAGLAFGTGVAIVASLWGDCDWDNNDIDIDVDRYNNINRNTQINRNQNKWQHNSLHRDGVPYRDSRSREHYGRQLDGANQRGAFRGDNAQRAQAREKARSSMDRHGIERPATTNLQARDQARRAQVDNRMQAGADRPRASDRNQGTDRNIRDNQQPRQQNAQTNQRRQELSQARQETPKRPTASPGSARNNAFAGARSPSQSNAQALRGRTSQASATRPSAARSAGHQISRPSSAPMRQRGGGRR, encoded by the coding sequence ATGCGCATTTCATTACTTTACGCGGTGTCAGCTGTACTGGTTCTAAGTGGATTTTCTTGCCTGGCGCAGACCCAGAATGCGCCTGCAAACGCTGCGGCTACAGCGCCCCTGACGGCACCGGCCAAAGATGTCGTGTTTACCCAAGAGCAGCTGGATCAAATGCTGGCCCCCATTGCGTTATACCCGGACCCACTGTTGGCACAGGTATTGATGGCCAGTACCTACCCCGGGGAAATCGCCGAGGCGGTCACCTGGTCCAAAGCACATCCGGGCGCCAAGGGCGATGATGCGGTCAAACAAGTGTCGAACCAGACCTGGGACCCGAGCGTACAGGCGCTGGTTGCCTTCCCGCAGGTCCTGGCAACGCTGGGACAGGACCCTGTCTGGGTACAGCGTCTGGGCGATGCCTTTCTGGCGCAACCCGACGATGTCATGGACGGTGTGCAGCGCTTGCGGCATCAGGCGCAAGCAGCAGGCAACCTGCAGAGCAACCAATATCAGAACGTGACGGTTCAGACTGCACCGGCACCAGCAGCCCCTGCCCCTGCCCCTGCCAACAGCTCCACGATCATCGTCATCGAGCCTGCCGACCCGAAAGTGGTCTACGTCCCCACGTACAATCCGACCACTACCTATGGCACCTGGGCCTACCCTGCTTCGCCGCCCGTCTACTATCCACCGCCCCCCGCGTATTACCCCGGATCAGCCTTGATGGCCGGGCTGGCGTTTGGCACCGGCGTGGCGATCGTCGCCTCGCTGTGGGGCGACTGCGACTGGGACAACAACGACATCGACATCGACGTCGACCGCTACAACAACATCAATCGCAACACCCAGATCAACAGGAACCAGAACAAGTGGCAGCACAACTCCCTTCATCGCGATGGTGTTCCCTATAGAGACAGCAGGAGCCGTGAACACTACGGTCGCCAACTGGACGGAGCCAATCAGCGTGGAGCCTTTCGAGGGGATAATGCCCAACGCGCCCAGGCGCGTGAAAAAGCCCGCAGTTCAATGGACAGGCACGGTATCGAACGACCGGCCACCACTAACCTCCAGGCCCGTGATCAAGCGCGCAGAGCGCAGGTCGATAATCGCATGCAAGCCGGGGCAGACAGACCGAGAGCCTCTGACAGGAACCAAGGCACTGACAGAAACATCCGGGACAATCAGCAACCCAGACAACAGAACGCTCAGACGAATCAGCGCCGCCAGGAACTCTCCCAAGCGCGCCAGGAAACGCCAAAGCGCCCGACCGCCAGCCCCGGCAGTGCACGCAATAACGCTTTTGCCGGCGCGCGCTCGCCGTCCCAGTCGAACGCCCAGGCCCTCCGTGGTCGAACCAGCCAGGCATCCGCCACGCGCCCCAGTGCTGCGCGATCCGCCGGCCATCAGATCAGCAGGCCGTCCAGTGCTCCCATGCGACAAAGAGGGGGGGGCCGGCGTTGA
- a CDS encoding DUF2950 domain-containing protein produces the protein MGSLPRILMISASLAWSCTAMAQQAFPTPEQAAQAFVEALGTQQADQARLIQLLGEDWRSFIPRGGVQRSDVDAFLKLYREQHSIEKTSDRNAVLSVGSDHWTLPIPLVKAEKGWRFDIKAGSAEVRTRRIGSNELAAVQSVLTYHDAQMDYASVDRNGDGALEYAQKIFSTPGKHDGLYWADDDSGQLSPLGPLFGNAIDDEDWHGYHFRILAGQGPSAPGGAYSYLIGDKMSRGFALIAWPAKYEDTGVMSFMISHEGQVFEKDLGPEGYKLAQSMKRFDPDDSWQEVTLDQKP, from the coding sequence ATGGGCTCCCTCCCTCGCATCCTGATGATCAGCGCCAGCCTGGCATGGTCATGCACGGCTATGGCACAGCAGGCATTTCCAACCCCGGAACAGGCCGCTCAGGCGTTCGTCGAAGCCCTGGGTACACAACAGGCCGATCAGGCACGCCTGATCCAGCTGCTGGGTGAAGACTGGCGCAGTTTCATCCCGCGAGGTGGCGTCCAGCGCAGTGACGTGGATGCGTTTTTGAAGCTCTACCGCGAGCAACATTCCATCGAAAAAACCAGTGACCGCAACGCTGTCCTGTCGGTCGGCAGTGACCACTGGACACTGCCGATACCCCTGGTAAAAGCCGAAAAGGGTTGGCGCTTCGACATCAAGGCCGGTAGCGCCGAAGTCCGTACGCGGCGAATCGGCAGCAACGAACTGGCCGCGGTGCAATCGGTGCTGACCTATCACGACGCCCAGATGGACTATGCGTCAGTGGATCGTAACGGTGATGGCGCCCTCGAATATGCGCAGAAAATCTTCAGCACTCCCGGTAAGCACGACGGACTCTATTGGGCGGATGACGATAGCGGTCAACTCAGCCCCTTGGGTCCACTGTTCGGCAATGCCATCGACGATGAAGATTGGCATGGCTACCACTTCCGCATCCTCGCGGGACAAGGTCCCTCGGCACCGGGTGGCGCCTACAGCTACCTCATCGGCGACAAGATGAGCCGTGGCTTTGCCCTCATCGCCTGGCCGGCGAAATACGAGGACACCGGGGTGATGAGTTTCATGATCAGCCATGAGGGCCAGGTGTTCGAGAAAGACCTGGGACCCGAGGGTTATAAATTGGCGCAGTCGATGAAGCGGTTCGATCCCGATGACAGCTGGCAGGAGGTCACCCTGGATCAGAAGCCGTAA
- a CDS encoding AAA family ATPase, with amino-acid sequence MLKSIEKIKGLGVYQNYNKPAGTQEFGIKNLIYGWNYSGKTTLSRLFAQLEAKTTNPDLFGCEFSFETDNDAITEKNFTLSSISVRVFNSDFVKANLHFDGGSFNPILLLGKESEEAQRKIDKLVERIKRSDSVQRKLNGEVEALKSRIAQTKTEAAKFIRQRLKVDPYTAAHLGQDVQVVSILDSQLLMEKELSDAIELALTPDSKRPSTVDELQASPAIEALYKEAVTVLAATPSFSRTLKHLEENPEIERWVQSGLHLHSTTGACEFCGNELSPARLEALRTHFSKDLTDHQEKVNGLLERVKAAELRLTWPKAAELNPQFRDSYNLAIDVLPAAINALNQAIKKLTGEVQRKADDSRKTMTPSPLAQGLEVVIKDAVTAVNAIIKQNNELASNFTKARSDSLRKAKYHYVQQFLDEQDAAGLEVKRDRQVKRYERLKAYVAKFQPEIDKLQAQISQAQQGREKINERLASMLGSEAVQIKVVKDPAGQDRFQMIRKDGAPAKNLSDGERTAIAFSYFLTKLQEIKPAEFKETIVYIDDPISSLDANHIFQVTAAIRALFFTQQDKNAPWKTTCKQFFVSTHNFEFFNLLREIKPVASKQGARLFLIKRIAEKSSTLEDMPASLARYQSEYHFLFEVIHQFNQAPDKTAHDVLMLLPNAMRRFVELYTYSRLPGPKDSELVDERAEVLFGVERAKRILKIFHYFSHGNTLDRFAGNNELIFDLEHAVRDLIDAITENDRPHMDALIAATQP; translated from the coding sequence ATGCGAATTCTCCTTCGAAACTGACAATGATGCGATCACCGAAAAAAACTTCACTCTGAGCAGCATTTCAGTTCGCGTTTTCAATTCCGATTTTGTAAAGGCCAATCTGCACTTCGATGGCGGAAGCTTTAACCCCATCCTTCTGCTTGGTAAAGAGTCCGAGGAAGCACAGCGAAAGATCGACAAGCTAGTTGAGCGGATCAAACGCTCCGATTCGGTTCAACGCAAGCTGAATGGTGAAGTCGAGGCTCTGAAGTCGCGCATTGCCCAGACTAAGACGGAAGCTGCTAAGTTCATCCGCCAACGCTTAAAGGTTGACCCCTATACAGCCGCGCATCTGGGGCAAGATGTGCAGGTTGTGAGTATTCTCGACTCCCAGCTTTTGATGGAGAAAGAACTTTCTGATGCTATTGAATTGGCATTGACGCCTGACTCCAAGAGACCAAGCACTGTTGATGAGCTTCAAGCATCTCCTGCGATTGAGGCTCTGTACAAAGAGGCCGTGACGGTGCTTGCCGCAACGCCAAGCTTTTCTAGAACTTTGAAGCATCTTGAAGAGAACCCAGAAATTGAGCGCTGGGTGCAAAGTGGCTTGCATCTACACTCCACCACTGGTGCGTGTGAATTTTGCGGTAACGAGCTATCACCAGCTCGTCTTGAGGCATTACGTACTCACTTCTCGAAAGATCTGACAGACCACCAAGAGAAAGTTAACGGATTACTTGAGCGTGTGAAGGCGGCTGAGCTCAGATTGACATGGCCGAAAGCTGCCGAACTCAACCCGCAATTTCGAGACAGCTACAACCTCGCAATCGATGTATTGCCGGCTGCCATCAATGCCCTCAACCAAGCGATCAAGAAGCTCACCGGCGAAGTTCAACGCAAGGCTGATGATTCACGCAAAACTATGACGCCCAGCCCACTGGCCCAAGGCTTAGAGGTAGTGATCAAGGACGCAGTAACAGCGGTCAATGCAATCATCAAGCAAAACAATGAATTGGCCTCGAACTTCACGAAGGCCAGATCTGACTCTCTGCGTAAGGCAAAGTATCACTACGTGCAACAGTTCCTCGATGAGCAGGATGCCGCCGGCCTGGAAGTGAAGAGAGATCGGCAGGTCAAGCGGTACGAGCGGCTGAAGGCCTACGTCGCCAAGTTCCAGCCAGAGATCGACAAGCTCCAAGCCCAGATCAGTCAAGCTCAACAAGGTCGGGAGAAGATCAATGAGCGCTTGGCTTCGATGCTGGGTAGCGAGGCTGTTCAGATAAAGGTCGTCAAAGACCCAGCAGGCCAAGATCGATTTCAAATGATTCGAAAGGATGGGGCCCCCGCAAAAAATCTGAGCGACGGCGAACGAACGGCCATTGCTTTTTCATACTTCCTTACGAAACTGCAGGAGATCAAGCCTGCGGAGTTCAAGGAGACCATCGTCTACATCGACGACCCGATCTCAAGCTTGGACGCTAATCACATTTTTCAGGTGACCGCTGCTATACGGGCGCTGTTTTTCACACAACAGGACAAAAATGCACCGTGGAAGACGACTTGCAAGCAGTTCTTCGTCTCCACGCACAATTTTGAGTTTTTCAACCTGCTCAGGGAAATCAAGCCTGTGGCAAGCAAGCAGGGAGCACGGCTCTTTCTGATCAAACGAATTGCTGAAAAGTCATCAACGCTGGAAGACATGCCGGCGTCACTGGCACGCTATCAATCCGAATACCACTTCCTTTTCGAAGTCATTCATCAGTTCAACCAGGCACCGGATAAGACCGCACATGATGTGCTGATGTTGCTCCCGAATGCGATGAGACGCTTCGTCGAGCTCTACACCTACTCTAGGCTTCCTGGACCGAAGGACTCAGAGCTGGTTGACGAACGTGCAGAAGTTCTATTTGGTGTAGAGCGGGCGAAGCGAATCCTCAAGATCTTCCACTACTTCAGCCACGGCAATACGCTTGATCGATTTGCAGGCAACAACGAGCTGATCTTTGACCTAGAGCATGCTGTCAGGGATCTGATCGATGCCATCACGGAGAACGATAGGCCGCACATGGACGCCCTGATTGCAGCGACACAGCCCTGA
- a CDS encoding ATP-binding protein — protein sequence MRDLLQAEFNITMESFGPGKDGGIDFRFAVADQGVVVQVKHHAEGGSRSLVLAAAKEDPKVLRLSPSRYILATSVSLTPALKDKVVQAMPSAPISVGDVIGREDLNNLLGKHPHVLRQHFKLWLTSTDVLDRILHSVVYNRTDAELARIKQLVPKFVHNASLGEAERILQDRGVLIIAGEPGVGKTTLGRMLLWLHMEQNWKVFVVDDLQEAMAVSSAGEKRLIFLDDFLGQISLTNELLGKVDQRLPVFLDRLRNNKDLRFILTTRSYLLNQAQIQSDKLSSPRVTASEMVLNVGVYTRSIKAKIVFNHIYFSDLVDEEKARLLGGDFFLKMIDHRNFSPRLIELLTSADYYSVREEPIQTTVLRVLENPAELWERPYRAHLSADARCLMWAIFFSGPYVGTNSCSQMFKRVTASAGYQISPSEAAARFRNGLKELSGSFVSVKEQEISFANPGIRDFLSKVVTDDHLLPVVVRAVATIYEFRSAWSFFKLHITTCQSQFSDEGLWVEAMDRIQNHGCTTAIASLRHILEMDEHLPGLQTQSILDRVMNDLRGQGIEGSDYYECLFSLRQLKRLRYQTGDLLDRTRDVLTEAAAKMLANIGEDFAIDDIMSIADAMAQLADSSMVRNAAADALRGFIVGIDDKLADVSSSQELSTFHEELVSAARAYGVGIDEAITRDIENRREVLEEREQEADETPYQHTGPQAGAGDISDSEIKSMFSMMKGIQQLNDE from the coding sequence GTGCGCGACCTGCTGCAGGCGGAGTTCAACATCACAATGGAGAGTTTTGGCCCAGGAAAAGACGGAGGAATCGACTTCCGCTTTGCCGTGGCGGATCAAGGTGTCGTGGTTCAGGTTAAGCATCATGCTGAGGGCGGGAGCAGGAGTCTGGTTCTGGCTGCTGCCAAGGAGGACCCGAAGGTCCTGAGATTGTCTCCAAGTCGATACATCCTTGCGACGTCAGTATCACTTACGCCGGCGCTGAAAGACAAAGTTGTTCAAGCCATGCCATCCGCGCCCATAAGCGTTGGCGACGTGATAGGTCGCGAGGACTTGAACAACCTCTTGGGCAAGCATCCCCATGTGTTGCGCCAGCATTTCAAGCTTTGGTTGACCAGCACAGATGTTCTCGATCGAATCTTACACAGCGTGGTCTACAACAGGACGGACGCGGAGCTCGCGCGCATTAAACAACTGGTTCCCAAGTTCGTCCACAACGCGAGCTTGGGGGAGGCAGAGAGGATTCTGCAAGACCGCGGAGTGCTGATCATTGCGGGTGAACCGGGTGTCGGAAAGACAACGCTTGGACGCATGTTGCTTTGGTTGCATATGGAGCAGAACTGGAAGGTTTTCGTCGTTGACGACCTTCAAGAAGCTATGGCAGTAAGCTCGGCCGGTGAAAAGCGACTCATCTTTCTCGACGATTTCCTGGGTCAGATCAGCTTGACCAACGAGTTGCTCGGCAAAGTCGATCAGCGACTACCAGTTTTTCTGGACCGACTACGAAACAACAAAGATTTGCGTTTTATTCTGACGACCAGATCTTATCTTTTAAACCAAGCGCAGATTCAGTCGGATAAGCTTTCATCACCTCGCGTGACTGCGAGCGAAATGGTATTGAACGTCGGGGTCTATACCCGCAGCATCAAGGCAAAGATTGTATTCAACCACATCTATTTCTCGGATTTGGTCGACGAGGAAAAGGCCAGGCTCCTGGGCGGTGACTTCTTTCTCAAGATGATTGATCACCGGAACTTCAGTCCCCGCCTGATTGAGCTGCTGACGTCAGCCGACTATTACTCGGTGCGGGAGGAGCCCATTCAGACAACCGTGCTACGGGTATTGGAGAATCCGGCGGAGCTCTGGGAGAGGCCGTATAGAGCGCACTTGAGCGCCGATGCGAGGTGCTTGATGTGGGCAATCTTTTTCTCCGGCCCGTATGTAGGGACCAACTCTTGCTCGCAGATGTTCAAGCGCGTCACTGCAAGTGCGGGCTATCAGATATCACCATCGGAAGCAGCTGCACGGTTCCGCAATGGGCTGAAGGAATTGAGTGGTTCGTTCGTGTCGGTCAAAGAGCAGGAAATTTCGTTTGCCAACCCCGGCATTCGCGACTTTCTAAGCAAGGTGGTCACCGACGATCACCTTCTCCCAGTTGTCGTGCGAGCCGTAGCGACGATCTACGAGTTTCGCAGTGCATGGAGTTTCTTCAAACTTCATATCACGACATGTCAGAGCCAGTTTAGCGATGAAGGCCTGTGGGTCGAGGCTATGGATCGCATTCAGAACCATGGATGTACTACAGCAATTGCATCCCTCCGGCACATCCTCGAAATGGACGAACATTTGCCGGGGCTTCAGACTCAGTCGATTCTTGACAGAGTAATGAACGACTTGAGGGGACAAGGAATCGAGGGTAGTGATTATTACGAGTGCCTGTTTTCGCTGCGACAGTTGAAGCGGCTGCGGTATCAAACGGGCGACCTACTTGATCGAACTCGTGACGTGTTGACGGAAGCCGCTGCAAAAATGCTCGCCAACATTGGCGAAGACTTTGCGATTGACGACATCATGAGTATTGCCGATGCAATGGCTCAATTAGCCGACTCGAGCATGGTACGTAACGCAGCGGCTGATGCGTTACGAGGATTCATTGTCGGCATCGACGACAAACTCGCCGATGTTTCTTCCAGCCAAGAACTCAGTACCTTTCACGAAGAACTTGTCAGCGCTGCAAGGGCCTACGGTGTTGGCATCGACGAGGCGATCACCCGAGACATTGAGAACCGACGCGAAGTACTCGAAGAGCGCGAGCAAGAAGCTGACGAAACTCCCTATCAGCATACTGGTCCTCAAGCCGGGGCTGGTGATATCTCAGATTCGGAAATCAAGTCTATGTTTTCGATGATGAAGGGTATACAGCAGCTCAATGATGAGTAG